In Necator americanus strain Aroian chromosome IV, whole genome shotgun sequence, the following proteins share a genomic window:
- a CDS encoding hypothetical protein (NECATOR_CHRIV.G13566.T1): protein MASESLATEVVTKRAQKEWSLPTNSVPTPQLHLYNSLTRRKDLFVPNNGNTVKWYICGPTVYDSSHMGHARAYLSMDILRRVMTSYFGYDVQFVMNITDIDDKIIKRARQRHLLTKYLERSKEPPSVGKIVQDIVSALEFFRKKFENETDPDKKKMYESMIARVDASAQHLEKSLEANDKENIEGAKGTLLNEARDILSDWLDARFGSVVNDHSVFQTLAKTYESEFLSDMARLNVLPADIVTRVSEYVPEIVAYVEKIIKNGYAYPTADGSVYFDTKAFESNPKHFYAKLVPEAYGDAESLEKNMREGEGELSMGEDKLQQKRNPSDFALWKSSKDGEPFWDSPWGKGRPGWHIECSVMSTAVCGPKLDIHAGGFDLKFPHHDNEIAQVEAYYDDPHWVNYFIHCGTLRIAGMKMSKSLKNFITIREALRQYSARQLRLLFLMHNWTDVLDYSASTMERAMQFEKISNEFFLLVKDILRKHYKPDCPQGYLKYHNRELQILEDFSRIKAEIHEALCDSVDTRTVIEKLRELIGLGNSYIVEKEKEGVVPNCLLLRNIALFITDLFAVFGVIPKSGEIGFPMESASGVGTEDILMPYLNALASFRENVRNIAKDNKITAILEECDRLRDDVLPELGVRLEDRTQETVVKLCDKEILLREREQKRAIEEARRLEKERKAAEKAEKAAAKKIPPQEMFCRGDEAKKYSKWDENGIPTHTADGEEVSKKQRKKLEKMWETQQKNYQQATAVDG from the exons ATGGCTTCTGAGTCGCTGGCTACAGAAG TGGTAACAAAACGAGCCCAGAAGGAGTGGTCTTTGCCGACTAACTCAGTCCCAACTCCACAGTTGCATCTGTATAACAGTCTGACGAGAAGAAAGGATTTATTCGTTCCTAACAATGGAAACACT GTTAAATGGTACATCTGTGGACCAACAGTTTATGATAGCTCACATATGGGTCATGCGAGGGCGTATCTATCGATGGACATTCTGAGACGAGTCATGACTTCTTATTTTGGATATGATGTCCAGTTCGTAATGAATATCACCGACATTGACGACAAAATTATTAAGAG agcACGTCAACGGCACTTGCTAACGAAATATCTTGAGAGATCCAAAGAACCTCCTTCTGTTGGAAAAATTGTCCAGGACATAGTTTCCGCTTTGGAGTTTTTCAGG aaaaaatttgaaaatgagacCGATCCAGACAAGAAGAAGATGTATGAGTCTATG ATCGCAAGAGTGGACGCTTCTGCTCAACATCTTGAGAAGTCTTTGGAAGCTAAcgataaagaaaatattgaaggCGCTAAG GGAACTCTTCTGAATGAAGCTAGGGACATTCTTTCGGATTGGCTGGATGCTCGATTTGGAAGTGTAGTAAATGACCATTCTGTATTCCAGACTCTCGCGAAAAC ATATGAGAGCGAATTTCTATCAGACATGGCACGCCTGAATGTTCTCCCAGCTGATATTGTAACTAGGGTCTCGGAATATGTTCCCGAAATCGTTGCATATGTggagaaaattataaaaaacgGATATGCTTATCCTACAGCTGATGGATCA GTGTATTTTGACACGAAAGCTTTCGAAAGTAATCCCAAACATTTCTATGCAAAGCTAGTGCCAGAAGCGTACGGTGATGCAGAGTCTTTGGAGAAGAACATGCGCGAAGGAGAAGGAGAGCTCAGCATGGGTGAAGATAAACTTCAG caAAAACGTAACCCCTCTGACTTCGCCCTCTGGAAATCCTCGAAGGATGGAGAGCCGTTCTGGGATAGTCCTTGGGGAAAAG GCCGTCCTGGATGGCATATAGAATGCTCTGTTATGTCGACAGCAGTTTGCGGTCCAAAGCTTGATATTCATGCAGGAGGTTTTGACCTCAAATTCCCTCATCATGACAACGAAATCGCACAG GTGGAAGCTTATTATGATGACCCACATTGGGTAAACTATTTCATTCACTGTGGCACTCTTCGGATAGCAGGAATGAAAATGAGTAAATCGCTCAAGAACTTTATTACTATACGGGAGGCTCTGCGACAGTACTCTGCACGACAACTTCGTCTGCTCTTTCTCATGCACAACTGGACGGATGTTCTCGACTACAG TGCATCTACAATGGAGCGTGCTATGCAGTTTGAGAAGATTTCCAACGAGTTTTTCCTGCTAGTCAAGGATATCCTGAGGAAACACTACAAACCAGATTGTCCTCag GGTTACCTTAAGTATCACAATCGTGAACTTCAAATATTAGAAGACTTCTCCAGAATTAAAGCGGAA ATCCATGAAGCGCTATGCGATTCTGTGGACACGAGAACGGTGATTGAAAAGCTTCGAGAACTTATCGGTTTAGGGAATTCTTATATTGTTGAAAAG GAAAAAGAAGGTGTTGTTCCTAACTGCTTACTTCTTCGGAATATTGCCCTGTTTATAACAGACCTTTTTGCTGTATTTGGAGTGATTCCTAAATCCGGTGAAATTGGTTTTCCAATGGAAAG TGCGTCTGGTGTTGGTACTGAAGACATACTGATGCCTTACCTCAATGCACTCGCTAGCTTCCGAGAGAATGTGCGAAATATTGCGAAGGACAACAAAATAACTGCAATTCTGGAG GAGTGCGACCGTCTACGAGATGACGTACTTCCGGAACTAGGCGTGCGACTAGAGGATCGAACGCAAGAAACAGTGGTAAAGCTCTGTGACAAGGAAATTCTCCTACGAGAACGGGAGCAAAAGCGAGCCATTGAGGAAGCTAGGCGCTTG GAGAAAGAACGTAAAGCAGCTGAAAAGGCAGAAAAAGCAGCAGCGAAGAAGATTCCTCCACAAGAAATGTTCTGTCGTGGAGATGAAGCCAAAAAGTACAGCAAATGGGACGAGAATGGAATTCCAACACACACCGCAGATGGTGAAGAG GTTTCTAAAAAACAGaggaagaaattggaaaagatgTGGGAGACGCAACAAAAGAATTACCAACAGGCTACAGCTGTAGATGGTTAA